The region GCCCGGTCGCCGTCGTGCACGAGGAGTTCTCCGAGACACCGGAGTCGGCCCAGTTGCCGGTCGTCGTCGGAATCGACGGCTCCCGCACCTCCGAATCGGCGACGGCGATCGCCTTCAACGAGGCGTCGTGGCGGGGTGCGCCCCTAGTCGCGGTGCACGTCTGGAGCGACGCGGATCTCCTGCCCGTCGACGTGATGGGGCCGGCCGGGTTGCGGCGCGCCGCCGACCGGACGCTGGCCGACTGCCTCGCCGGATGGCTGGATCGTTTCCCCGAGGTGCCCGTCACCAGGGTCGTCCGGTTCCACGACCCGGTCGGCAACCTGCTGGAGCAGGCCGAGCACGCGCAACTGGTCGTGGTCGGCAGCCACGGCCGCGGCGGCTTCACCGGCATGGTGCTGGGCTCGGTGGGCGCCGCCGTCGCGCAGGCCGCCCGCGCGCCGGTGATCATCGCGCGGAAACGCTGACGGCTCAGCACTTCTCAGGACCGAGCTCAGGACTGAGCGCTCCCCGAGGCCAGGCCCTCCGGCCGGGCCGAACCGGCCTGGGGATACCGCAGCAGTGCTGCGACGCCATCGTCGAAGGTCACGTCGCCGAACGGCCGGACCACCGCCGCGTCGCCGGCGACGGCCGCGAACGGCAGTGCTTCGTCGGCCAGTGCCACCCGGTACGGCGCCTCTCCCCACTCCGAGAGCGTGTCGGCGTCGGGCGCCACGGCGGTCGGGCCGGGCCCGGACACGACGGTGGTGCCGCCGAGGTCACCGACGATGAGGGTGGCGACGGCGCCGTCGCGCAGTGCCGCACAGACGGCGCGAAGCCCCGCGACGGCGAGCCCGGAGCCTCGTCCGTCCTCCGCCTCGAACCGGGCCATGATGACGCTGGTGGCGTCGTGCCGGCGGCGTTCGAACTCTTCGTCGATCAGATCGGCCATCTCCCGTTCGGTGGGCCGGCCGCCCTGAGCGCGGGCGGGAAGCGAGACGACGCACTCGGCGATGCGTTGCGGCATCTCCAGCAGGACATCCGAGCGTGAGCGGACCTCGCCGCACAGGAACACCAGCTCGGCGTTGCACCGGTCGACCATGTCGGTGATGCGGTCGGCGATGGCGCGGGCGTTCATGCGGACCGCTTCCTCGGTGGTGTGCTGCAGATCGCCGTAGCCGTTCCACCCGGCGGTGACGGGCTTGTGCACGGGGTAGCCCTCGCCCTCGACGGTCTCGTGGACGACGATCCCGCCGCGGTGCATGGTCAGGTCGGCGCCGAGCAGATCGGCCGCGGCGAACACGTAGGCCGGGCGCGACGTCCCCAATTCGAGCAGAGGAAGGAAGTACGGGTAGTCGGAGACCCGCAGCACGGTGATCGCGGGCGGGCTGCCGAGCAGTTCGTTGATCAGCACCCCTTCGCTGCCGGCGATCACGGCCCGCCCCTGGCGTCCCACCGCGGGCCGGCTGTGCAGGACGGCGCGCTCGACGGCACCGATGACGTGCTCGGCGACCTCGCTGTCCTCGAGGTGCCTGCGGATCGCGGACCACCGGGCGGCGGCCTGCTTCTCGGCGTCGTGGGTGTCGCGGGTGTCGTCGATGTAGAGCGACACGAAGGGTCCTGGCGCGCCGGCGAGCCGGCGGAAGCGTTCAGTTTCCACGATGTTCCTCACTGGGTCGGACGGCTGGGGAGAACGTGACGAAGTGGTCCACGCCGAAGCGCTCGAAGGCGCGTTTGCGGCGCGGTGAGAGTTGCGGGGCAGCGCTTCGCGCGTCGATGACGCGCGGGTCGACCACGTCGTACGACTGACCGCCGACGGTGATCGTGGCCTTGCCCGCGGCGAGCACGTTGCGCAGCCAGTCGACGCCGGTGCCGTAGGGCAGCGGAACCAGGAAGCCGTCGGCGACGCGCTCGGCGACGACCGGGGTGGCGTACGCGGCTCCGGAGCGCCGCCCGGTGTGGCGCATCACGGCCGCATACCAGTGTTTGCGCCCTGCGAGCAGCATCATCGCCGGGTTCAGGACGTGCTTGTTGAACGTGCGCACAGCATCCCGGACCGGGCTGGTCTTGGTGTTCGGCATGCCCCGATGCTCGACGAGCGCGCGTGCCGCGGACAGGGCCGAGAGGTCACCGCCGGGGAGGACTTAAGCCACCTGTTGTGGCGGGATGTGACGAGAGGCAGGCAGAGGACTTTGTGGTGACTTTCGTCTCTATTGCCGCCCACCTGCGTGGAAAACGATGGGGTCGATCGAAGCCGAAAGGAGTGGCCCTATGGTGCCGACCGACAACATGGACCGGACGGAGGGCAAACTCGACGACCTCGCCTGGCAGTTCCTGCGGTCCGAATTCACGGGGGATGCCTACGCGATGTGGCCGCTCGACCGCCGACTCGACGTGTTCCTGCGTCATCACGGATACCGCGAGATCCGCGACAACGGGTCGACCTACGGCGCTCTCCTGGACCGGGTCATGTCGCGCATCCACTCCGCCGCCTGCTTCGGCGGCCCTCCGGTCGAGGCCGAGGATGCGCGATGACGGTCATCCACAAGACGGCGGAGGACTGGCGGGTCGCGCCCAACTTCACCGACTACGACGCGACGTGCGCCGGGTTCGACTGGGCGGACGTTCCGGACGTCTGCGCGGGAATGAACACGGGCGGGGGGGAGCACGGCTGCAACATCGCCTACGCCGCCGCGGATCGCCACTGTGACGGGCCGCAGGGGGCCCGCACCGCGTTGCGGTTCGTGTCCGACACGGCCACCGACGGCGCGCTGTCCACCCGCGACCTGACCTACGCGGAGCTCGGCGGACTCGCCAGGCGCTTCACCAACGTGTTGCGGGCGCTCGGCGTCGACAAGGGCGACCGCGTCTTCACGCTGCTGGGCCGCTGCCCCGAGCTGTACATCACGATCCTGGGCGCCCTGCGCAACGGCAGCGTCGTCTCGCCGCTGTTCAGTGCCTTCGGGCCGGAGCCGATCGCCACCCGGATGTCGATCGGCGAGGCCGACGTGCTGGTCACCACGAAAGCGATGTACGACAAGAAGATCGCCAAGGTCCGCGACCGGCTGCCGTCGCTGCGGCACGTGATCGTCGTGGACGACACCACCGCGCCGGACGCCGAACCCGCGACGCTGAAGTTCTGGCGCTGGATGGACGCCTCCTCCGACGACGCGCCGATCGAGCCCACCACCGCCGACGACCCGGCGCTGCTGCACTTCACCAGCGGCACCACCGGGACCCCGAAGGGTGCGCTGCACGTGCACGGCGCGGTGCAGATGCACTACATCACCGGGCGCTACGCGCTGGACCTGCATCCCGACGACATCTACTGGTGCACCGCCGACCCCGGCTGGGTGACCGGGATGTCCTACGGCGTGATCGCGCCGCTGCTGCACGGTGTCACGTCGATCGTCGACAGGGCGGAGTTCGACGCGCAGCGCTGGTATCAGATCCTGCAGACCCAAGGTGTCTCGGTGTGGTACACCGCCCCGACCGCGATCCGCATGCTGATCAAGGCGGGCCCGGAGCTCGCCGCCCAGTTCCAGTTCCCGAAGCTGCGGTTCATCGCCAGTGTCGGAGAGCCGCTCAACGCGGAGGCGGTGTGGTGGGGCAAACGGGTGCTGGGCCTGCCGATCCACGACAACTGGTGGCAGACCGAGACCGGCGGCATCATGGTCGCCAACACCCCCGCGTTCGACATCAAACCGGGCTCGATGGGCAGACCGCTGCCCGGGGTCCGGGCGGGCGTGGTGCACCGCCGCGACGACGGTTCGGTGGAGGTCGTCGAGAAGCCCGACGTCGAAGGTGAGCTCGCCCTGCGGCCGGGCTGGCCGTCCATGTTCCGTGGTTACCTGAACCAGGAGGAGCGCTACCAGCGCAGTTTCGCCGACGGCTGGTACCTCAGCGGGGACCTCGCCAAGCGGGACGCCGACGGGTACTTCTGGTTCGTCGGCCGGGCCGACGACGTCATCAAGTCCGCCGGCCATCTGATCGGGCCGTTCGAGGTGGAGAACGCGCTCACCGACCACCCCGCGGTCGCCGAGGCGGCCGTCATCGGGATGCCCGATCCCACCGTCGGCGAGGTGGTCAAGGCGTTCGTGACGCTCAAGGACGGATACTCCGCCAACGAAGACCTCGAGCTGGAACTGCTGGGCCACGCGCGCAAGCGGCTCGGCGCGGCTGTGGCGCCGAAGTCGATCGAGATCGTCGACAGCCTGCCGCACACGCGCAGCGGGAAGATCATGCGCAGGCTGCTCAAGGCGCGGGAACTCGGCCTGCCCGAAGGCGACACCTCGACCGTCGAGACGGTGACACTGTGATCGACGAGGAGACCGCACGGAGCCTGCTGTCGGACATGGTGCGGGTGCGCCTGATGGAGGAGAAGTGCGCCGAGCTCTACAGCGCGTCCAAGATCCGGGGGTTCCTGCACCTGTACGTCGGCGAGGAGGCGGTGGCCGCCGG is a window of Mycolicibacterium chubuense NBB4 DNA encoding:
- the acsA gene encoding acetate--CoA ligase; this encodes MTVIHKTAEDWRVAPNFTDYDATCAGFDWADVPDVCAGMNTGGGEHGCNIAYAAADRHCDGPQGARTALRFVSDTATDGALSTRDLTYAELGGLARRFTNVLRALGVDKGDRVFTLLGRCPELYITILGALRNGSVVSPLFSAFGPEPIATRMSIGEADVLVTTKAMYDKKIAKVRDRLPSLRHVIVVDDTTAPDAEPATLKFWRWMDASSDDAPIEPTTADDPALLHFTSGTTGTPKGALHVHGAVQMHYITGRYALDLHPDDIYWCTADPGWVTGMSYGVIAPLLHGVTSIVDRAEFDAQRWYQILQTQGVSVWYTAPTAIRMLIKAGPELAAQFQFPKLRFIASVGEPLNAEAVWWGKRVLGLPIHDNWWQTETGGIMVANTPAFDIKPGSMGRPLPGVRAGVVHRRDDGSVEVVEKPDVEGELALRPGWPSMFRGYLNQEERYQRSFADGWYLSGDLAKRDADGYFWFVGRADDVIKSAGHLIGPFEVENALTDHPAVAEAAVIGMPDPTVGEVVKAFVTLKDGYSANEDLELELLGHARKRLGAAVAPKSIEIVDSLPHTRSGKIMRRLLKARELGLPEGDTSTVETVTL
- a CDS encoding nitroreductase family deazaflavin-dependent oxidoreductase — translated: MPNTKTSPVRDAVRTFNKHVLNPAMMLLAGRKHWYAAVMRHTGRRSGAAYATPVVAERVADGFLVPLPYGTGVDWLRNVLAAGKATITVGGQSYDVVDPRVIDARSAAPQLSPRRKRAFERFGVDHFVTFSPAVRPSEEHRGN
- a CDS encoding universal stress protein, whose protein sequence is MPEDIKPRGVVVGTDGSTCSLVAVRWAAREAAMRHAGLHIVHVVSSLVFPVSTLAWPGGRVPDEVLEIQENEARNAITDAVAAAREAGADESLEVSCETAHGGAVPTLAGRSDEAQMLVVGCHGRTGRHRRLLGSVSTGLISHAHCPVAVVHEEFSETPESAQLPVVVGIDGSRTSESATAIAFNEASWRGAPLVAVHVWSDADLLPVDVMGPAGLRRAADRTLADCLAGWLDRFPEVPVTRVVRFHDPVGNLLEQAEHAQLVVVGSHGRGGFTGMVLGSVGAAVAQAARAPVIIARKR